In a genomic window of Plutella xylostella chromosome 16, ilPluXylo3.1, whole genome shotgun sequence:
- the LOC105382224 gene encoding two pore channel protein 1 isoform X5 → MFRLPVWAHGTVELLSLAVIGVELHLKLKWIGWTTILKHKRTMIKGVTLLIMVLEAVVVLCRQSSHFRVSRALRPIFLVDTRHCGGVRRFIRQILQSLPPILDMLGLLMFFVATYSLLGYYLFSEHADNGHFQTISDSFVSMFVLLTTANFPDVMMPSYAKSKWYALFFILYIITVLYVLMNLMLAVVYETFTRIERDKCRALLLHRRRAARHAFRLLVSRRAPDAVRLRHFAGLCRHYAPHKCGLDVYLMFKHLNISGTGGLSRAEFASIYEVFGLHWAPQEARAPWYSATPLEPAAALAAKAVRWPYFEHLVYALIVLNGLALVLRVLQAAGGLQDRARLLCASWDTWLFLTLFLIEAGLRVTASGARAYLESGWNVFDLSVTILALVGAALLTVAPKLFIVVIFRPLRLMRLYKLKKRYRDVFGTLVLLTPLMSSAGCVMLVMYYFFAILGMELFAPYDLRNCCVNTTVEDFYKYSGNSSSALGYYYLNNFENLVTSGVTLFELTVVNNWFILMNAYASVAGQFTRVYFMVFYLFTMVVLTIVVASVLEAFRFRIQYKRSTSKRDEEKLLHEEVHTSWEEAQRLGAAGDLAEDLRPFLQPGMTVTFIGSRPRTKEVLQRRMYQSDIQKWLCEEDENEGLPPSTTLTSSEDPLAPPLIQPETTNHQPRRYEL, encoded by the exons ATGTTTAGG TTGCCGGTGTGGGCGCACGGCACGGTGGAGCTGCTGTCGCTGGCAGTGATCGGCGTGGAGCTGCATCTGAAGCTCAAGTGGATCGGCTGGACTACCATTCTCAAACACAAGAGAACTATGATTAAG GGTGTAACTCTACTAATAATGGTGCTAGAGGCAGTGGTGGTGCTGTGCCGACAGTCCTCTCACTTCCGCGTGTCGCGCGCGCTGCGGCCGATCTTCCTGGTGGACACGCGGCACTGCGGCGGCGTGCGACGGTTTATTAGACAGATACTGCAGTCGCTACCGCCTATATTGGATATGTTAG GTCTGCTAATGTTCTTCGTGGCGACGTACTCGCTGCTCGGCTACTACCTGTTCTCGGAGCACGCGGACAACGGACACTTCCAGACCATCAGCGACTCCTTCGTCAGCATGTTCGTGCTGCTCACCACCGCCAA TTTCCCGGACGTGATGATGCCGTCGTACGCCAAGTCCAAGTGGTACGCGCTGTTCTTCATCCTCTACATCATCACCGTGCTCTACGTGCTTATGAATTTG ATGCTAGCGGTAGTCTACGAGACGTTCACCCGCATCGAGCGCGACAAGTGCCGCGCGTTGCTGCTGCaccggcggcgcgcggcgcggcacGCCTTCCGCCTGCTGGTGTCGAGGAGAGCCCCCGACGCGGTGAGGCTGAGGCACTTCGCGGGGCTGTGCCGGCATTACGCGCCGCATAAGT GTGGGCTGGATGTGTACCTGATGTTCAAACATCTGAATATATCTGGCACCGGCGGACTTTCACGGGCAGAATTCGCTTCCATTTACGAG GTGTTCGGCCTCCACTGGGCGCCGCAGGAGGCGCGTGCTCCGTGGTACAGCGCCACGCCGCTggagcccgccgccgcgctcgcCGCCAAGGCCGTGCGCTGGCCATACTTCGAGCATCTCGTCT ACGCGCTGATAGTGCTGAACGGGCTGGCGCTGGTGCTGCGCGTGCTGCAGGCGGCGGGCGGGCTGCAGGACCGCGCGCGCCTGCTGTGCGCCTCCTGGGACACCTGGCTCTTCCTCACGC TGTTCCTAATAGAGGCGGGTCTGCGCGTGACGGCGTCGGGCGCGCGCGCCTACCTCGAGAGCGGGTGGAACGTGTTCGACCTCAGCGTCACCATCCTCGCGCTGGTAGGCGCCGCGCTGCTCACCGTGGCGCCTAAACTCTTCATTGTAGTCATATTTAGGCCTTTGAG ACTGATGCGTCTGTACAAGTTGAAGAAGCGTTACCGCGACGTGTTCGGCACCCTAGTGCTGCTGACGCCGCTGATGTCGTCGGCCGGCTGCGTGATGCTCGTCATGTACTACTTCTTCGCTATACTCGGCATGGAACTGTTTGCGCCATATGACCTGAGGAACTGCTGTGT TAACACAACAGTAGAGGACTTCTACAAGTACTCGGGCAACAGCTCGTCGGCGCTGGGCTACTACTACCTCAACAACTTCGAGAACCTCGTGACGAGCGGCGTCACGCTGTTCGAGCTCACCGTCGTCAACAACTGGTTCATACTGATGAACGCATACGCGTCTGTGGCTGGCCAGTTCACTAGGGTGTACTTTATG GTGTTCTACCTGTTCACGATGGTGGTGCTGACGATCGTGGTGGCGAGCGTGCTGGAGGCCTTCCGCTTCCGCATCCAGTACAAGCGCAGCACCAGCAAGAGAGACG AGGAGAAACTGCTTCACGAGGAGGTGCACACGAGCTGGGAGGAGGCGCAGCGCCTCGGCGCCGCCGGCGACCTCGCCGAGGACCTCCGACCCTTCCTGCAGCCTGGG atGACGGTAACGTTCATTGGATCTCGGCCGAGGACTAAGGAAGTTCTACAGAGGAGGATGTACCAGTCCGACATACAGAAGTGGCTTTGTGAAGAAGACGAGAATGAAG